The following proteins come from a genomic window of Diprion similis isolate iyDipSimi1 chromosome 8, iyDipSimi1.1, whole genome shotgun sequence:
- the LOC124410107 gene encoding apoptosis regulatory protein Siva-like isoform X2 — protein sequence MPKRMCEFDDDLAPQSKVHVGQREVDNGVQRETQMKQVYGAKELSQKMNKSIDLDLTDPVPSSIVPEAKPTPQQNFKQMFLNNKLQLESKGECVKTVPIGLCGCCRVIDDYGSHNCYYCEKVLCSSCLAQCVKCLESFCHNCSIIAYDTREYNICLSCYQ from the exons ATGCCAAAAAGGATGTGTGAATTCGACGACGATTTAGCCCCGCAGTCGAAAGTTCACGTAGGGCAAAGGGAAGTCGACAATGGAGTGCAAAGAGAAACtcagatgaaacaagtctATG GAGCCAAGGAATTATCgcagaaaatgaataaatctaTCGACTTGGACCTGACAGATCCTGTCCCATCATCAATTGTGCCAGAAGCTAAACCAACCCCGCAGCAAAACTTTAAACAGATGTTTCTCAACAATAAATTACAACTAGAGTCTAAGGGCGAATGTGTAAAG ACCGTCCCAATCGGCCTCTGTGGCTGCTGTCGAGTCATCGATGATTACGGATCGCACAACTGTTACTACTGCGAAAAAGTGTTATGCTCCTCTTGTCTAGCCCAGTGCGTGAAATGCTTGGAAAGCTTTTGTCACAATTGCTCAATAATTGC ATATGACACCCGAGAGTACAACATCTGCTTGAGCTGCTATCAATGA
- the LOC124409382 gene encoding serine/threonine-protein kinase BRSK2 isoform X1, with protein sequence MQGKESPVGPNTQEAQQYVGPYRLEKTLGKGQTGLVKLAVHCVLGKKVAIKIINREKLSETVLMKVEREIAIMKLIDHPHVLGLSDVYENKKYLYLVLEHVSGGELFDYLVKKGRLTPKEGRRFFRQIISALDFCHSHSICHRDLKPENLLLDEKNNIKIADFGMASLQPAGSLLETSCGSPHYACPEVIRGEKYDGRKADVWSCGVILYALLIGALPFDDDNLRQLLEKVKRGVFHIPHFVPPDCQNLLRGMLEVNPDKRLTLAEINRHIWVTAAGKGELELELSMMDVVQTHVIPSVDAIDPDVLQAIASLGCFKERDKLIQELLSPNHNTEKVIYFLLLERKRRRPACEDELEVIRSGMRSSTGQLEADPPRKRVDTCRVNGSTALNLGQISHGSPLTPRRQTSGSARHHARRSPSTGSHSYASHSHASTPGGSPLHVPTVAGFLSPHRAVPSSHLAQSGSPYRLSVVGASSGNSSQTQVMPPPIPPPASVGIELNEVQPVLPVGMTPPGSPHTGAGSGSHHWRSRLTTLKNSFLGSPRFHRRKLLTSSEEVQLTPDSSPELTKKSWFGSLMATEKDETITILVKEKPLASIKADLIHAFLSIAELSHSVSSPMSFRVEYKRGSTAPAMFQRQVRFQVDISAISKQPSENLFAVTFTLLSGNIRRFRRVCEHIQSQICGRGIGLGIGGQSRAGPPSPRTSRKFTQEMSESSSCGSDTSERLSLSPHPATRQVVCFSKIDSDIESDTSVFDVKLPTRENGRRSSTSTNNNNALPGEVTTSPGSPPKAVRSTSESQNAAEKKCVTTMSGSNIA encoded by the exons GTCTGGTGAAACTCGCGGTTCATTGCGTCCTCGGCAAGAAGGTGGCCATCAAGATCATCAACCGTGAAAAACTCTCGGAGACGGTCCTGATGAAGGTGGAACGAGAAATCGCCATTATGAAGCTGATCGATCATCCCCACGTTTTAGGGCTCTCCGACGTCTACGAGAACAAGAAGTATTT GTATCTCGTTCTCGAGCACGTCTCGGGGGGCGAGCTTTTCGACTACCTCGTCAAGAAGGGAAGGCTGACGCCGAAGGAGGGAAGGAGATTTTTTCGACAAATCATTTCCGCCCTAGATTTCTGCCACAGTCATAGTATATG TCATAGAGATTTAAAGCCTGAGAACCTACTTCTGGACGAAAAGAATAACATAAAAATAGCGGATTTTGGAATGGCATCGCTTCAGCCGGCGGGTTCGTTACTGGAAACGAGCTGTGGATCGCCGCACTACGCTTGTCCCGAAGTAATTAGG GGAGAAAAATACGACGGAAGAAAGGCCGACGTCTGGTCGTGCGGAGTCATTCTGTACGCCCTTTTAATCGGCGCCCTGCCTTTCGACGACGACAACCTGAGGCAACTCCTGGAGAAGGTGAAACGCGGAGTGTTTCACATACCGCATTTTGTCCCGCCCGACTGCCAGAACCTTCTGCGTGGAATGCTAGAAGTCAACCCCGATAAGAGACTGACT CTCGCCGAAATAAACAGGCACATATGGGTGACGGCCGCAGGGAAGGGCGAACTTGAGTTGGAGCTTTCCATGATGGATGTTGTTCAAACTCACGTCATTCCGTCCGTGGATGCGATAGATCCAGACGTCCTTCAGGCGATCGCGAGCCTTGGCTGCTTTAAGGAGAGAGATAAATTGATACAGGAACTGCTTAGCCCCAA CCACAACACGGAGAAGGTTATATACTTTTTACTACTTGAACGAAAGCGGAGAAGACCGGCGTGTGAGGACGAGCTCGAGGTGATAAGGAGTGGAATGAGAAGCTCGACCGGACAATTGGAAGCTGATCCACCGAGGAAACGAGTAGACACTTGTAGAGTTAATGGCAGCACGGCTCTGAACTTAGGGCAAATCAGTCACGGGTCACCATTGACGCCGAGAAGACAAACCAG CGGGAGTGCGAGACACCATGCGCGGCGTTCTCCAAGCACTGGTTCGCACTCGTATGCCTCTCATTCTCACGCTTCGACGCCGGGTGGTTCGCCACTTCACGTACCAACGGTTGCCGGTTTCCTCAGTCCTCACAGAGCGGTGCCGAGTTCTCATCTTGCCCAAAGTGGCAGTCCTTACAGGTTATCCGTCGTCGGTGCATCAAGCGGAAACAGCAGCCAGACCCAGGTGATGCCACCTCCTATTCCACCGCCGGCCAGCGTTGGGATTGAGCTGAACGAGGTCCAACCTG TTCTTCCTGTCGGTATGACGCCGCCAGGATCTCCTCACACCGGTGCAGGATCTGGGTCTCATCACTGGAGGTCACGACTCACTACACTTAAAAACTCCTTCCTTGGCAGCCCGAGGTTTCATCGGCGTAAATTGCTCACCAGTTCCGAAGAG GTGCAACTAACACCGGACTCGTCACCTGAACTGACGAAGAAATCATGGTTCGGCAGTCTAATGGCGACCGAAAAAGATGAAACCATCACGATCCTGGTTAAGGAAAAACCCCTGGCTAGCATCAAGGCGGATTTGATACACGCGTTTCTCTCG ATAGCGGAATTGTCCCACAGCGTAAGTTCGCCAATGTCATTCAGGGTGGAATACAAAAGGGGAAGCACCGCGCCAGCCATGTTCCAGCGGCAGGTGCGGTTTCAAGTCGACATAAGTGCTATTTCAAAACAGCCAAGTGAAAATCTTTTCGCCGTCACCTTTACGCTACTCAGTG GTAACATACGGAGATTCCGGAGGGTTTGCGAGCACATACAATCCCAAATCTGCGGACGAGGAATCGGGCTGGGAATTGGTGGTCAGAGCAGAGCAGGTCCACCGAGTCCGAGAACGTCGCGGAAATTCACTCAGGAAATGAGCGAAAGTTCGAGCTGCGGAAGTGATACCAGTGAAAGATTGTCCCTGAGCCCTCATCCAGCTACCAGACAGGTAGTGTGTTTCAGCAAG ATCGATTCAGACATCGAATCGGACACGTCGGTGTTCGACGTGAAATTGCCAACGCGTGAAAACGGTCGGAGAAGCTCTACATCGacgaacaacaacaacgcgTTACCGGGGGAAGTGACAACTTCTCCTGGAAGTCCACCAAAGGCGGTAAGGAGTACCTCGGAGAGTCAGAACGCGGCGGAGAAAAAATGTGTGACTACGATGAGTGGTAGCAACATAGCGTGA
- the LOC124410107 gene encoding apoptosis regulatory protein Siva-like isoform X1 has protein sequence MPKRMCEFDDDLAPQSKVHVGQREVDNGVQRETQMKQVYDRTLGLLMTGAKELSQKMNKSIDLDLTDPVPSSIVPEAKPTPQQNFKQMFLNNKLQLESKGECVKTVPIGLCGCCRVIDDYGSHNCYYCEKVLCSSCLAQCVKCLESFCHNCSIIAYDTREYNICLSCYQ, from the exons ATGCCAAAAAGGATGTGTGAATTCGACGACGATTTAGCCCCGCAGTCGAAAGTTCACGTAGGGCAAAGGGAAGTCGACAATGGAGTGCAAAGAGAAACtcagatgaaacaagtctATG aCCGAACTTTGGGTTTGTTAATGACAGGAGCCAAGGAATTATCgcagaaaatgaataaatctaTCGACTTGGACCTGACAGATCCTGTCCCATCATCAATTGTGCCAGAAGCTAAACCAACCCCGCAGCAAAACTTTAAACAGATGTTTCTCAACAATAAATTACAACTAGAGTCTAAGGGCGAATGTGTAAAG ACCGTCCCAATCGGCCTCTGTGGCTGCTGTCGAGTCATCGATGATTACGGATCGCACAACTGTTACTACTGCGAAAAAGTGTTATGCTCCTCTTGTCTAGCCCAGTGCGTGAAATGCTTGGAAAGCTTTTGTCACAATTGCTCAATAATTGC ATATGACACCCGAGAGTACAACATCTGCTTGAGCTGCTATCAATGA
- the LOC124409382 gene encoding serine/threonine-protein kinase BRSK2 isoform X3 has product MQGKESPVGPNTQEAQQYVGPYRLEKTLGKGQTGLVKLAVHCVLGKKVAIKIINREKLSETVLMKVEREIAIMKLIDHPHVLGLSDVYENKKYLYLVLEHVSGGELFDYLVKKGRLTPKEGRRFFRQIISALDFCHSHSICHRDLKPENLLLDEKNNIKIADFGMASLQPAGSLLETSCGSPHYACPEVIRGEKYDGRKADVWSCGVILYALLIGALPFDDDNLRQLLEKVKRGVFHIPHFVPPDCQNLLRGMLEVNPDKRLTLAEINRHIWVTAAGKGELELELSMMDVVQTHVIPSVDAIDPDVLQAIASLGCFKERDKLIQELLSPNHNTEKVIYFLLLERKRRRPACEDELEVIRSGMRSSTGQLEADPPRKRVDTCRVNGSTALNLGQISHGSPLTPRRQTSGSARHHARRSPSTGSHSYASHSHASTPGGSPLHVPTVAGFLSPHRAVPSSHLAQSGSPYRLSVVGASSGNSSQTQVMPPPIPPPASVGIELNEVQPVLPVGMTPPGSPHTGAGSGSHHWRSRLTTLKNSFLGSPRFHRRKLLTSSEEVQLTPDSSPELTKKSWFGSLMATEKDETITILVKEKPLASIKADLIHAFLSIAELSHSVSSPMSFRVEYKRGSTAPAMFQRQVRFQVDISAISKQPSENLFAVTFTLLSGNIRRFRRVCEHIQSQICGRGIGLGIGGQSRAGPPSPRTSRKFTQEMSESSSCGSDTSERLSLSPHPATRQIDSDIESDTSVFDVKLPTRENGRRSSTSTNNNNALPGEVTTSPGSPPKAVRSTSESQNAAEKKCVTTMSGSNIA; this is encoded by the exons GTCTGGTGAAACTCGCGGTTCATTGCGTCCTCGGCAAGAAGGTGGCCATCAAGATCATCAACCGTGAAAAACTCTCGGAGACGGTCCTGATGAAGGTGGAACGAGAAATCGCCATTATGAAGCTGATCGATCATCCCCACGTTTTAGGGCTCTCCGACGTCTACGAGAACAAGAAGTATTT GTATCTCGTTCTCGAGCACGTCTCGGGGGGCGAGCTTTTCGACTACCTCGTCAAGAAGGGAAGGCTGACGCCGAAGGAGGGAAGGAGATTTTTTCGACAAATCATTTCCGCCCTAGATTTCTGCCACAGTCATAGTATATG TCATAGAGATTTAAAGCCTGAGAACCTACTTCTGGACGAAAAGAATAACATAAAAATAGCGGATTTTGGAATGGCATCGCTTCAGCCGGCGGGTTCGTTACTGGAAACGAGCTGTGGATCGCCGCACTACGCTTGTCCCGAAGTAATTAGG GGAGAAAAATACGACGGAAGAAAGGCCGACGTCTGGTCGTGCGGAGTCATTCTGTACGCCCTTTTAATCGGCGCCCTGCCTTTCGACGACGACAACCTGAGGCAACTCCTGGAGAAGGTGAAACGCGGAGTGTTTCACATACCGCATTTTGTCCCGCCCGACTGCCAGAACCTTCTGCGTGGAATGCTAGAAGTCAACCCCGATAAGAGACTGACT CTCGCCGAAATAAACAGGCACATATGGGTGACGGCCGCAGGGAAGGGCGAACTTGAGTTGGAGCTTTCCATGATGGATGTTGTTCAAACTCACGTCATTCCGTCCGTGGATGCGATAGATCCAGACGTCCTTCAGGCGATCGCGAGCCTTGGCTGCTTTAAGGAGAGAGATAAATTGATACAGGAACTGCTTAGCCCCAA CCACAACACGGAGAAGGTTATATACTTTTTACTACTTGAACGAAAGCGGAGAAGACCGGCGTGTGAGGACGAGCTCGAGGTGATAAGGAGTGGAATGAGAAGCTCGACCGGACAATTGGAAGCTGATCCACCGAGGAAACGAGTAGACACTTGTAGAGTTAATGGCAGCACGGCTCTGAACTTAGGGCAAATCAGTCACGGGTCACCATTGACGCCGAGAAGACAAACCAG CGGGAGTGCGAGACACCATGCGCGGCGTTCTCCAAGCACTGGTTCGCACTCGTATGCCTCTCATTCTCACGCTTCGACGCCGGGTGGTTCGCCACTTCACGTACCAACGGTTGCCGGTTTCCTCAGTCCTCACAGAGCGGTGCCGAGTTCTCATCTTGCCCAAAGTGGCAGTCCTTACAGGTTATCCGTCGTCGGTGCATCAAGCGGAAACAGCAGCCAGACCCAGGTGATGCCACCTCCTATTCCACCGCCGGCCAGCGTTGGGATTGAGCTGAACGAGGTCCAACCTG TTCTTCCTGTCGGTATGACGCCGCCAGGATCTCCTCACACCGGTGCAGGATCTGGGTCTCATCACTGGAGGTCACGACTCACTACACTTAAAAACTCCTTCCTTGGCAGCCCGAGGTTTCATCGGCGTAAATTGCTCACCAGTTCCGAAGAG GTGCAACTAACACCGGACTCGTCACCTGAACTGACGAAGAAATCATGGTTCGGCAGTCTAATGGCGACCGAAAAAGATGAAACCATCACGATCCTGGTTAAGGAAAAACCCCTGGCTAGCATCAAGGCGGATTTGATACACGCGTTTCTCTCG ATAGCGGAATTGTCCCACAGCGTAAGTTCGCCAATGTCATTCAGGGTGGAATACAAAAGGGGAAGCACCGCGCCAGCCATGTTCCAGCGGCAGGTGCGGTTTCAAGTCGACATAAGTGCTATTTCAAAACAGCCAAGTGAAAATCTTTTCGCCGTCACCTTTACGCTACTCAGTG GTAACATACGGAGATTCCGGAGGGTTTGCGAGCACATACAATCCCAAATCTGCGGACGAGGAATCGGGCTGGGAATTGGTGGTCAGAGCAGAGCAGGTCCACCGAGTCCGAGAACGTCGCGGAAATTCACTCAGGAAATGAGCGAAAGTTCGAGCTGCGGAAGTGATACCAGTGAAAGATTGTCCCTGAGCCCTCATCCAGCTACCAGACAG ATCGATTCAGACATCGAATCGGACACGTCGGTGTTCGACGTGAAATTGCCAACGCGTGAAAACGGTCGGAGAAGCTCTACATCGacgaacaacaacaacgcgTTACCGGGGGAAGTGACAACTTCTCCTGGAAGTCCACCAAAGGCGGTAAGGAGTACCTCGGAGAGTCAGAACGCGGCGGAGAAAAAATGTGTGACTACGATGAGTGGTAGCAACATAGCGTGA
- the LOC124409382 gene encoding serine/threonine-protein kinase BRSK2 isoform X2, which produces MQGKESPVGPNTQEAQQYVGPYRLEKTLGKGQTGLVKLAVHCVLGKKVAIKIINREKLSETVLMKVEREIAIMKLIDHPHVLGLSDVYENKKYLYLVLEHVSGGELFDYLVKKGRLTPKEGRRFFRQIISALDFCHSHSICHRDLKPENLLLDEKNNIKIADFGMASLQPAGSLLETSCGSPHYACPEVIRGEKYDGRKADVWSCGVILYALLIGALPFDDDNLRQLLEKVKRGVFHIPHFVPPDCQNLLRGMLEVNPDKRLTLAEINRHIWVTAAGKGELELELSMMDVVQTHVIPSVDAIDPDVLQAIASLGCFKERDKLIQELLSPNHNTEKVIYFLLLERKRRRPACEDELEVIRSGMRSSTGQLEADPPRKRVDTCRVNGSTALNLGQISHGSPLTPRRQTRSARHHARRSPSTGSHSYASHSHASTPGGSPLHVPTVAGFLSPHRAVPSSHLAQSGSPYRLSVVGASSGNSSQTQVMPPPIPPPASVGIELNEVQPVLPVGMTPPGSPHTGAGSGSHHWRSRLTTLKNSFLGSPRFHRRKLLTSSEEVQLTPDSSPELTKKSWFGSLMATEKDETITILVKEKPLASIKADLIHAFLSIAELSHSVSSPMSFRVEYKRGSTAPAMFQRQVRFQVDISAISKQPSENLFAVTFTLLSGNIRRFRRVCEHIQSQICGRGIGLGIGGQSRAGPPSPRTSRKFTQEMSESSSCGSDTSERLSLSPHPATRQVVCFSKIDSDIESDTSVFDVKLPTRENGRRSSTSTNNNNALPGEVTTSPGSPPKAVRSTSESQNAAEKKCVTTMSGSNIA; this is translated from the exons GTCTGGTGAAACTCGCGGTTCATTGCGTCCTCGGCAAGAAGGTGGCCATCAAGATCATCAACCGTGAAAAACTCTCGGAGACGGTCCTGATGAAGGTGGAACGAGAAATCGCCATTATGAAGCTGATCGATCATCCCCACGTTTTAGGGCTCTCCGACGTCTACGAGAACAAGAAGTATTT GTATCTCGTTCTCGAGCACGTCTCGGGGGGCGAGCTTTTCGACTACCTCGTCAAGAAGGGAAGGCTGACGCCGAAGGAGGGAAGGAGATTTTTTCGACAAATCATTTCCGCCCTAGATTTCTGCCACAGTCATAGTATATG TCATAGAGATTTAAAGCCTGAGAACCTACTTCTGGACGAAAAGAATAACATAAAAATAGCGGATTTTGGAATGGCATCGCTTCAGCCGGCGGGTTCGTTACTGGAAACGAGCTGTGGATCGCCGCACTACGCTTGTCCCGAAGTAATTAGG GGAGAAAAATACGACGGAAGAAAGGCCGACGTCTGGTCGTGCGGAGTCATTCTGTACGCCCTTTTAATCGGCGCCCTGCCTTTCGACGACGACAACCTGAGGCAACTCCTGGAGAAGGTGAAACGCGGAGTGTTTCACATACCGCATTTTGTCCCGCCCGACTGCCAGAACCTTCTGCGTGGAATGCTAGAAGTCAACCCCGATAAGAGACTGACT CTCGCCGAAATAAACAGGCACATATGGGTGACGGCCGCAGGGAAGGGCGAACTTGAGTTGGAGCTTTCCATGATGGATGTTGTTCAAACTCACGTCATTCCGTCCGTGGATGCGATAGATCCAGACGTCCTTCAGGCGATCGCGAGCCTTGGCTGCTTTAAGGAGAGAGATAAATTGATACAGGAACTGCTTAGCCCCAA CCACAACACGGAGAAGGTTATATACTTTTTACTACTTGAACGAAAGCGGAGAAGACCGGCGTGTGAGGACGAGCTCGAGGTGATAAGGAGTGGAATGAGAAGCTCGACCGGACAATTGGAAGCTGATCCACCGAGGAAACGAGTAGACACTTGTAGAGTTAATGGCAGCACGGCTCTGAACTTAGGGCAAATCAGTCACGGGTCACCATTGACGCCGAGAAGACAAACCAG GAGTGCGAGACACCATGCGCGGCGTTCTCCAAGCACTGGTTCGCACTCGTATGCCTCTCATTCTCACGCTTCGACGCCGGGTGGTTCGCCACTTCACGTACCAACGGTTGCCGGTTTCCTCAGTCCTCACAGAGCGGTGCCGAGTTCTCATCTTGCCCAAAGTGGCAGTCCTTACAGGTTATCCGTCGTCGGTGCATCAAGCGGAAACAGCAGCCAGACCCAGGTGATGCCACCTCCTATTCCACCGCCGGCCAGCGTTGGGATTGAGCTGAACGAGGTCCAACCTG TTCTTCCTGTCGGTATGACGCCGCCAGGATCTCCTCACACCGGTGCAGGATCTGGGTCTCATCACTGGAGGTCACGACTCACTACACTTAAAAACTCCTTCCTTGGCAGCCCGAGGTTTCATCGGCGTAAATTGCTCACCAGTTCCGAAGAG GTGCAACTAACACCGGACTCGTCACCTGAACTGACGAAGAAATCATGGTTCGGCAGTCTAATGGCGACCGAAAAAGATGAAACCATCACGATCCTGGTTAAGGAAAAACCCCTGGCTAGCATCAAGGCGGATTTGATACACGCGTTTCTCTCG ATAGCGGAATTGTCCCACAGCGTAAGTTCGCCAATGTCATTCAGGGTGGAATACAAAAGGGGAAGCACCGCGCCAGCCATGTTCCAGCGGCAGGTGCGGTTTCAAGTCGACATAAGTGCTATTTCAAAACAGCCAAGTGAAAATCTTTTCGCCGTCACCTTTACGCTACTCAGTG GTAACATACGGAGATTCCGGAGGGTTTGCGAGCACATACAATCCCAAATCTGCGGACGAGGAATCGGGCTGGGAATTGGTGGTCAGAGCAGAGCAGGTCCACCGAGTCCGAGAACGTCGCGGAAATTCACTCAGGAAATGAGCGAAAGTTCGAGCTGCGGAAGTGATACCAGTGAAAGATTGTCCCTGAGCCCTCATCCAGCTACCAGACAGGTAGTGTGTTTCAGCAAG ATCGATTCAGACATCGAATCGGACACGTCGGTGTTCGACGTGAAATTGCCAACGCGTGAAAACGGTCGGAGAAGCTCTACATCGacgaacaacaacaacgcgTTACCGGGGGAAGTGACAACTTCTCCTGGAAGTCCACCAAAGGCGGTAAGGAGTACCTCGGAGAGTCAGAACGCGGCGGAGAAAAAATGTGTGACTACGATGAGTGGTAGCAACATAGCGTGA